A single window of Pseudoduganella plicata DNA harbors:
- a CDS encoding glutamine--tRNA ligase/YqeY domain fusion protein, with protein MSNDKTAATAAPAPNFLRNIVEQDLATGAYQREGLPSVITRFPPEPNGYLHIGHAKSICLNFGLARDYAGRCHLRFDDTNPAKEEQEYVDSIIDSVKWLGFDWEHKGPVGAGTHLYYASDYFDRLYEMAEYLIKAGFAYVDSQSADEMAANRGNFNTPGTNSPFRNRPAEESLQLFRDMKAGKYADGEHILRAKISEDAMASPNMNLRDPAIYRIRHAHHHRTGDKWCIYPMYDYTHPISDALENITHSICTLEFQDHRPFYDWLLATLAEGGFFRQPVPKQYEFARLNLTYIVTSKRKLRQLVEECIVDGWDDPRLPTLVGMRRRGFTPEGIQLMAERTGVTKSDGWIDYGVLEGAVREDLDPKAPRAIAVLRPLKLIVDNFDANDSVECSSPVHPHHPELGNRTFPFTRELWIEEEDFMEVPTKGYFRFYPPVDGQPGARVRLKYGFVVECIGYDKDENGKVTAVHVNYFPDSKSGTDGANNYKVKGNITWVSAAAALAAEVRLYDRLFTDAQPDSGGKDFKQFLNPHSKEVITAYLEPGLKDAQAEQRFQFERHGYFVADRVDSQPGKPVFNRIVTLKDSWGTK; from the coding sequence ATGAGCAACGACAAAACCGCCGCCACTGCCGCTCCCGCACCGAATTTCCTGCGTAACATCGTTGAACAAGACCTGGCAACCGGCGCCTATCAGCGCGAAGGCCTGCCGTCCGTCATTACCCGCTTCCCGCCGGAGCCGAACGGCTACCTGCACATCGGCCACGCCAAGTCGATCTGCCTGAATTTCGGCCTGGCACGCGATTACGCGGGCCGCTGCCACCTGCGCTTCGACGACACCAATCCCGCGAAGGAAGAGCAGGAATACGTCGATTCCATCATCGACAGCGTCAAATGGCTGGGTTTCGACTGGGAACACAAGGGCCCCGTCGGCGCCGGCACGCACCTGTACTATGCCAGCGATTATTTCGACCGGCTGTACGAGATGGCGGAATACCTGATCAAGGCCGGTTTCGCCTACGTCGACAGCCAGAGCGCCGACGAGATGGCGGCCAACCGCGGCAATTTCAATACGCCCGGCACCAATTCGCCGTTCCGCAACCGCCCCGCGGAGGAATCGCTGCAGCTGTTCCGCGACATGAAAGCCGGCAAATACGCCGACGGCGAACATATCCTGCGCGCGAAGATCAGTGAGGACGCGATGGCATCGCCGAACATGAACCTGCGCGATCCGGCCATTTACCGCATCCGCCACGCACATCACCACCGCACCGGCGACAAGTGGTGCATCTACCCGATGTACGACTACACGCACCCGATCTCGGACGCGCTGGAAAACATTACCCATTCCATCTGCACGCTGGAGTTCCAGGATCACCGGCCGTTCTACGACTGGCTGCTGGCCACCTTGGCCGAAGGCGGCTTCTTCCGGCAGCCCGTGCCAAAGCAGTACGAGTTCGCGCGCCTGAACCTGACCTACATCGTCACGTCCAAGCGCAAGCTGCGCCAGCTGGTGGAAGAATGCATCGTCGACGGCTGGGACGACCCCCGCCTGCCCACGCTGGTGGGCATGCGCCGCCGCGGCTTCACGCCGGAAGGCATTCAGTTGATGGCCGAGCGCACCGGCGTGACGAAGTCGGACGGCTGGATCGACTACGGCGTGCTGGAAGGCGCCGTGCGCGAGGATCTCGACCCGAAGGCGCCGCGTGCGATCGCCGTGCTGCGACCCTTGAAACTGATCGTCGACAACTTCGACGCCAATGACAGCGTCGAGTGCAGCTCGCCTGTCCACCCACACCATCCGGAGCTGGGCAACCGCACGTTCCCGTTCACCCGCGAACTGTGGATCGAGGAAGAGGATTTCATGGAAGTGCCGACCAAGGGCTACTTCCGCTTCTACCCGCCCGTCGACGGCCAGCCCGGCGCGCGCGTGCGCCTGAAATACGGCTTCGTGGTGGAGTGCATCGGCTATGACAAGGACGAGAACGGCAAAGTCACGGCCGTGCACGTCAACTATTTCCCGGACAGCAAGTCCGGTACGGACGGCGCCAACAACTACAAGGTCAAGGGCAACATCACCTGGGTCAGCGCCGCTGCCGCGCTGGCTGCGGAAGTACGCCTGTACGACCGCCTGTTCACGGACGCGCAGCCTGATTCGGGCGGCAAGGACTTCAAGCAGTTCCTCAACCCGCACTCGAAGGAGGTCATTACGGCCTACCTGGAGCCGGGCCTGAAGGATGCCCAGGCGGAACAGCGCTTCCAGTTCGAGCGGCACGGCTATTTCGTGGCCGACCGCGTCGATTCGCAGCCGGGCAAACCCGTATTCAACCGGATCGTCACGCTGAAGGACAGCTGGGGCACCAAATAA
- a CDS encoding J domain-containing protein: protein MDNLYNVLGVAPNASDDEIKKVYRSLAMRFHPDRNPERGAAARFQGIAKAYEVLSDPVRREEYNQSLNHRIIIDPEAEAYQLWRSVFGLHGVALPAE, encoded by the coding sequence ATGGACAATTTGTACAACGTGCTCGGTGTCGCGCCCAATGCGTCGGACGACGAAATCAAGAAGGTCTACCGCTCGCTGGCAATGCGCTTCCACCCGGACCGCAACCCCGAGCGGGGTGCTGCAGCGCGCTTCCAGGGCATCGCCAAGGCTTACGAGGTGCTGTCCGACCCCGTCAGGCGCGAGGAATACAACCAGAGCCTGAACCACCGCATCATCATCGACCCGGAAGCCGAAGCTTACCAGCTGTGGCGCTCCGTGTTCGGTTTGCATGGCGTGGCGCTGCCGGCCGAATGA
- a CDS encoding type VI secretion system Vgr family protein, which produces MTDMSTPSFPATAMVGQQDRLLQLTTPLGEDVFLPQRVVAHERLGRGYEYTVDCLSVRDDIELKKLIAQPVTLWIQQDDRSYSPVHGYIHMVKRLGSDGQFVACQLAFSPWLHLLRFRRDARIWQDKTADDILADVFNVHPQAQGNFRFDVRDPAVPRSYCTQYETDWHFAQRLMEEEGWYSYHEQKPDGSGHILVITDTPDQLKPVTGESIYFHHGGTEDEVHKIVHWSADRSLAPSQYSARTNDYKAPNALKHTNTAVRHEHGDLPAQLEVYEYTGAYTYSNHEQGDRQSRLRVEQWESSMKRFCAVSGVRSLYAGAWFTLEDHPAHQADSPDDREFMIVALDWSIENNLPFSHQVKSFPGSLAAELEAFKTAIGRTQVRRAEATNVHTGHCFNRMEVQRRKVPFRSPFEHTKPILHPQTAIVVGPAGEEVYTDHLNRVKVQFRWDRQNPGDERASCWVRVSYPNAGQDWGALHVPRIRQEVIVTFLDGDADRPVITGRLYNEEQTPQWHTDGVLSGQVQGVQGQRFQPAGAGRYDGTEPGPPVQHQYQCSVESGVSRFADR; this is translated from the coding sequence ATGACTGATATGAGCACGCCATCCTTCCCCGCCACGGCCATGGTCGGCCAACAAGATCGCCTTCTACAATTGACGACGCCTCTGGGCGAGGACGTTTTTTTGCCACAACGCGTCGTGGCGCACGAACGGCTGGGTCGTGGGTATGAATATACCGTGGACTGCCTGTCTGTCCGTGACGATATCGAACTGAAAAAGCTGATTGCACAGCCGGTGACGTTGTGGATACAGCAGGACGATCGCAGCTATAGTCCCGTCCATGGCTACATCCACATGGTAAAGCGCCTCGGCAGCGACGGGCAGTTCGTTGCGTGCCAGCTGGCCTTTTCTCCCTGGCTGCATTTGCTGAGATTTCGCAGGGATGCCCGGATCTGGCAGGACAAGACGGCCGACGACATCCTTGCGGATGTATTCAACGTACATCCTCAGGCGCAGGGCAACTTCCGTTTCGACGTTCGCGATCCTGCGGTACCCCGTTCTTATTGCACGCAGTATGAGACGGACTGGCATTTCGCCCAGCGTCTGATGGAAGAGGAAGGCTGGTACAGCTATCACGAACAGAAGCCCGATGGTTCGGGCCATATTCTCGTGATTACCGATACACCGGATCAGCTTAAACCGGTTACTGGCGAAAGTATTTACTTTCACCACGGCGGTACCGAAGACGAAGTGCACAAGATCGTTCACTGGAGTGCTGACCGCAGCCTGGCTCCCAGCCAATATTCCGCCAGGACGAACGACTACAAGGCGCCGAACGCATTAAAACACACGAATACTGCGGTACGGCACGAGCATGGAGATTTGCCGGCCCAGCTGGAGGTATATGAATATACCGGCGCATATACATATTCGAATCACGAACAAGGCGACCGGCAGTCGCGGCTGCGTGTCGAGCAATGGGAATCCAGCATGAAGCGGTTTTGTGCCGTGTCGGGCGTGCGCTCCCTGTACGCTGGCGCATGGTTCACGCTGGAAGATCATCCGGCACATCAGGCTGACTCGCCCGACGACCGGGAATTCATGATCGTTGCGCTCGACTGGAGCATTGAGAACAATCTACCGTTCTCCCATCAGGTCAAGAGCTTCCCCGGCAGTCTCGCAGCGGAGCTGGAGGCTTTCAAGACGGCCATAGGCCGAACACAGGTCCGGCGCGCCGAGGCAACCAACGTCCATACGGGGCACTGTTTTAATCGGATGGAAGTCCAGCGCCGTAAGGTGCCGTTTCGCAGCCCCTTCGAGCATACAAAGCCCATACTGCATCCGCAGACAGCCATCGTGGTCGGACCCGCCGGCGAAGAGGTGTACACGGATCACCTCAACCGCGTAAAGGTCCAGTTCCGCTGGGACCGGCAGAATCCCGGCGACGAGCGCGCGTCTTGCTGGGTGCGTGTCAGCTATCCGAATGCCGGACAGGACTGGGGCGCCCTCCATGTGCCGCGCATCCGTCAGGAAGTAATCGTGACGTTCCTCGATGGCGATGCCGATCGCCCTGTGATTACGGGCCGCCTGTACAACGAGGAACAGACGCCGCAATGGCATACGGATGGCGTACTTTCCGGCCAAGTCCAAGGAGTACAAGGGCAGCGGTTTCAACCAGCTGGCGCTGGACGATACGACGGGACAGAACCGGGTCCACCTGTACAGCACCAATACCAATGCTCAGTTGAATCTGGGGTATCTCGTTTCGCAGACCGGTAA